tatctatcgatctctctctctctctatatatatatatcactctatctattatctatcgatctctctctctctatatatatatatatatcactctatctattatctatcgatctctctctctatatatatatatatatatatatatatatatatcactctatctattatctatcgatctctctctctctatatatatatatatatcactctatctattatctatcgatctctctctctctatatatatatacatatcactctatctattatctatcgatctctctctctctctatatatatatatatcactctatctattatctatcgatctctctctctctatatatatatatctctctatctattatctatcgatctctctctctctctctatatatatatatatcactctatctattatctatcgatctctctctctctatatatatatatatatcactctatctattatctatctctctctctctctctatatatatatatatatatatcactctatctattatctatcgatctctctctctctatatatatatatatatcactctatctattatctatcgatctctctctctctctctatatatatatatatatcactctatctattatctatcgatctctctctctatatatatatatatatatatatatatatcactctatctattatctatcgatctctctctctctctatatatatatatatatcactctatctattatctatcgatctctctctctctctatatatatatatatatatatatcactctatctattatctatcgatctctctctctctatatatatatatatatatatatcactctatctattatctatcgatctctctctctatatatatatatatatatatcactctatctattatctatcgatctctctctctatatatatatatatatatcactctatctattatctatcgatctctctctctctctatatatatatatatatcactctatctattatctatcgatctctctctctatatatatatatatatatcactctatctattatctatcgatctctctctctctatatatataatatatatatatcactctatctattatctatcgatctctctctctatatatatatatatatatataacactctatctattatctatcgatctctctctctctctatatatatatatatatatcactctatctattatctatcgatctctctctctatatatatatatatatcactctatctattatctatcgatctctctctctctataatatatatatatcactctatctattatctatcgatctctctctctatatatatatatatatatcactctatctattatctatcgatctctctctctctatatatatatatatatatcactctatctattatctatcgatctctctctctctatatatatatatatatatcactctatctattatctatcgatctctctctctctctctatatatatatatatcactctatctattatctatcgatctctctctctctatatatatatatatatcactctatctattatctatcgatctctctctctatatatatatatatatatatcactctatctattatctatcgatctctctctctctatatatatatatatcactctatctattatctatcgatctctctctctctctatatatatatatatatatatcactctatctattatctatcgatctctctctctctctctatatatatatatatatcactctatctattatctatcgatctctctctctctctctatatatatatatatatcactctatctattatctatcgatctctctctctctctctctctatcgatctctttctctctctctctctatcgatctctctctctccatcgatctctctctctatatcgatctctctctctctctgtctatcgatctctctctctctatcgatctctctctctctctctctctctatcgatctctctctctctctctctcgatgatctctccctccctctctctctctctctatcgatctctctctctctctctatcgatctctctctctccctctctctctctctctattgatctctctctctctcgccctctctctctctctcaatcgatctctccctctctctctctctctctctccctccctctctctctctctctatcgatctctctctctctctctctatcgatctctctctctctctctctatcgatctctctctctctctatcgatctctctctatcgatctctctctctctatcgatctctctctctctctctctctattgatctctccctctctctctctctctctatcgatctctctctctctctctctctctctccctctctctctctctctccctatccatcACTCTGTCGATGACCCATTGTGGCTCTCGCTCTGTTACTCACATCAGGTCCCGGACCAGATCCTTTGTGATCAGGCGGACACTCTCGATGGGTTTCTGCGTCCCACTGGGGACAGAGAGCAGCTCCCCCAGGAGTTTGTCAGAGCACGGGTCGAAGTTTGCTTCAGGCTGTGTGGGGCCGGCCAATTTCTGATGGTGAAAAGAGTTAACGTATCATTAGTCGTTTCTGACACACCTTCCCGCCGCTCCCTGCTCGGGAATAACCCGTCCTTGGTCTCAGGACCAACCGGGACGGTCGGATCAGATACATTATCCGGCCTCCTGGACCCATGCTCCCACTATTGACCGGCCAACATTGCGACAGCTGCGGTCAAGGCCAATGGGaaacagaggagattcaccatcCCATTGGATAATCATTGACTGTTACCTGTCGACGGATCCCAAACAGTGTCTCATCGATATTCGAACTTAACGCCTTGGTACGGTACCGACGGGAGGGGTAGGGGCCAGCGGAGCCATTGGGATCCAACCGGGGAGCACAACCACCAGGGCAGAACGACTGAAAGGGAAATGGGAGGAGATGAAGATCAAAACAATCAAATAAACATATCACACAGAGAAactcccagtacaccgtcccagtacacggtcccagtacacggtcccagtacacggtcccagtacaccatcccagtacaccatcccagtacaccgtcccagtacacggtcccagtacaccatcccagtacaccatcccagtacaccatcccagtacacggtcccagtacacggtcccagtacaccatcccagtacaccatcccagtacaccgtcccagtacacggtcccagtacatGGTCCCAGTACATGGTCCCAGTACAtggtcccagtacaccatcccagaacacggtcccagtacaccatcccagaacacggtcccagtacaccatcccagtacaccgtcccagtacacggtcccagtacacggtcccagtacacggtcccagtacaccatcccagtacaccatcccagtacaccatcacagtacacggtcccagtacacggtcccagtacaccatcccagtacaccgtcccagtacacggtcccagtacacggtcccagtacaccatcccaggacacggtcccagtacaccatcccagtacacggtcccagtacacggtcccagtacacggtcccagtacaccatccctgtacaccgtcccagtacacggtcccagtacaccatcccagtacaccatcccagtacaccgtcccagtacacggtcccagtacaccatcccagtacaccgtcccagtacaccgtcccagtacaccgtcccagtacacgatcccagtacaccatcccagtacaccgtcccagtacacggtcccagaacaccatcccagtacagggtcccagtacacggtcccagtacacggtcccagtacatggtcccagtacaccatcccagtacacggtcccagtacaccatcccagtacacggtcccagtacaccatcccagtacacggtcccagtacatGGTCCCAGTACAtggtcccagtacaccatcccagaacacggtcccagtacaccatcccagtacacggtcccagtacaccatccctgtACACGGTcgcagtacaccgtcccagtacaccatcccagaacaccatcccagtacaccgtcccagtacacggtcccagtacaccatcccagtacaccatcccagtacactgtcccagcacaccgtcccagtacaccgtcccagtacaccatccaagtacaccgtcccagtacactgtcccagtacaccgtcccagtacaccatcccagtacaccatcccagtacacggtcccagtacaccatcccagtacaccatcccagtacaccgtcccagcaCACGGTCCCAGTAtaccgtcccagtacaccatcccagtacaccgtcccagtacactgtcccagtacaccgtcccagtacaccatcccagtacaccgtcccagtacacggtcccagtacacggtcccagtacaccgtcccagtacaccgtcccagtacacggtcccagtacaccatcccagtacaccgtcccagtacaccatcccagtacaccatcccagtacacggtcccagtacaccttgccagtacaccgtcccagtacaccatcccagtacaccatccctgtACACCATCCCtgaacaccatcccagtacatggtcccagtacaccgtcccagtacaccatcccagtacaccatcccagtacaccgtcccagtacaccatcccagtacaccatccctgtacaccatcccagtacaccatcccagtacaccatccctgtgcaccatcccagtacaccatcccagtacacggtcccagtacaccgtcccagtacaccatcccagtacacggtcccagtacaccatcccagtacaccatcccagtacaccatcccagtacacgatcccagtacaccatcccagtacacggtcacagtacaccatcccagtacaccgtcccagtacaccatcccagtacacggtcccagtacacggtcccagtacaccatcccagtacaccgtcccagtacactgtcccagtacaccatcccagtacaccatcccagtacaccgtcccagtacacggtcccagtacaccgtcccagtacaccatcccagtacaccgtcccagtacaccgtcccagtacaccgtcccagtacacgatcccagtacaccatcccagtacaccgtcccagtacacggtcccagaacaccatcccagtacagggtcccagtacacggtcccagtacacggtcccagtacatggtcccagtacaccatcccagtacacggtcccagtacaccatcccagtacacggtcccagtacaccatcccagtacacggtcccagtacatGGTCCCAGTACAtggtcccagtacaccatcccagaacacggtcccagtacaccatcccagtacacggtcccagtacaccatccctgtacacggtcccagtacaccgtcccagtacaccatcccagaacaccatcccagtacatcgtcccagtacacggtcccagtacaccatcccagtacaccatcccagtacactgtcccagcacacggtcccagtacaccgtcccagtacaccatccaagtacaccgtcccagtacactgtcccagtacaccgtcccagtacaccatcccagtacaccatcccagtacacggtcccagtacaccatcccagtacaccatcccagtacaccgtcccagcaCACGGTCCCAGTAtaccgtcccagtacaccatcccagtacaccgtcccagtacactgtcccagtacaccatcccagtacaccgtcccagtacacggtcccagtacacggtcccagtacaccgtcccagtacaccgtcccagtacacggtcccagtacaccatcccagtacaccgtcccagtacaccatcccagtacaccatcccagtacacggtcccagtacaccgtcccagtacaccatcccagtacaccatccctgtACACCATCCctgtacaccatcccagtacacggtcccagtacaccttgccagtacaccgtcccagtacaccatcccagtacaccatccctgtACACCATCCCtgaacaccatcccagtacatggtcccagtacaccgtcccagtacaccatcccagtacaccatcccagtacaccgtcccagtacaccatcccagtacaccatccctgtacaccatcccagtacaccatcccagtacaccatccctgtgcaccatcccagtacaccatcccagtacaccgtcccagtacaccgtcccagtacaccatcccagtacacggtcccagtacaccatcccagtacaccatcccagtacaccatcccagtacacgatcccagtacaccatcccagtacacggtcacagtacaccatcccagtacaccgtcccagtacaccatcccagtacacggtcccagtacacggtcccagtacaccatcccagtacaccgtcccagtacacggtcccagtacacggtcccagaacaccatcccagtacatggtcccagtacaccatcccagtacaccatcccagtacacggtcccagtacaagGTCCCAGTACAACATctcagtacaccgtcccagtacaccatcccagtacaccgtcccagtacaccatcccagtacaccgtcccagtacaccatcccagaacacgatcccagtacaccatcccagtacaccatcccagtacacgatcccagtacaccatcccagtacacggtcacagtacaccatcccagtacaccgtcccagtacaccatcccagtacacggtcccagtacacggtcccagtacaccatcccagtacaccgtcccagtacacggtcccagtacacggtcccagaacaccatcccagtacat
This DNA window, taken from Heptranchias perlo isolate sHepPer1 unplaced genomic scaffold, sHepPer1.hap1 HAP1_SCAFFOLD_281, whole genome shotgun sequence, encodes the following:
- the LOC137310833 gene encoding cilia- and flagella-associated protein 45-like isoform X2 — its product is MSFCPGGCAPRLDPNGSAGPYPSRRYRTKALSSNIDETLFGIRRQKLAGPTQPEANFDPCSDKLLGELLSVPSGTQKPIESVRLITKDLVRDLM